In Syntrophales bacterium, a single window of DNA contains:
- the glk gene encoding glucokinase, with protein MMLLAGDVGATKTRLGIFSPERGPRSPLAEAIFMSRRYPDMETLIGEFLAQTGLTVGRACFGVAGPVVGGTARITNLPWVIDERQLCVALDISSVRLLNDLTATAHAIPLLEPAELHTINQGQPVQRGNMAVIAPGTGLGEAFITWEGSRYREHPGEGGHADFAPNDPLEIELLLNLQEQFGHVSYENVCSGRGLPNIYRFLKKRRFAEEPSWLAEKLAGADDPVPVIVATALDQARPCKLCVEALNIFVSVLGAEAGNLALKALATGGVYLTGGIPPRILPFLDKGRFMKAFRHKGRMSDLVARMPVYVVLNSGVALLGAACYGLSSYEEGAVP; from the coding sequence ATGATGCTGCTTGCCGGCGACGTTGGTGCAACCAAGACCCGTCTGGGTATCTTTTCGCCGGAGAGGGGACCCCGGTCACCCCTCGCAGAGGCGATTTTCATGAGCAGGCGGTATCCGGACATGGAAACTCTCATCGGGGAGTTTCTGGCTCAGACCGGCCTGACTGTCGGGAGGGCCTGTTTCGGCGTGGCGGGGCCAGTTGTCGGCGGCACGGCGAGGATCACCAACCTGCCATGGGTCATTGACGAAAGGCAGCTCTGTGTGGCGTTGGATATTTCCTCTGTCCGCCTGCTGAATGACCTGACCGCTACTGCCCATGCCATCCCCCTTCTTGAGCCTGCGGAGCTGCATACCATAAACCAGGGCCAGCCGGTACAGAGGGGAAACATGGCGGTCATTGCCCCGGGCACCGGCCTCGGAGAGGCTTTTATCACCTGGGAGGGTTCGCGTTACCGAGAGCATCCGGGAGAGGGGGGACACGCAGACTTTGCACCCAACGATCCTTTAGAGATCGAATTATTGCTTAACCTTCAGGAGCAATTCGGGCATGTGAGCTATGAAAATGTCTGTTCGGGGCGGGGGCTGCCCAACATTTATCGCTTCCTCAAGAAGAGACGCTTTGCCGAAGAGCCGTCATGGTTAGCCGAGAAACTGGCGGGGGCAGATGATCCGGTCCCGGTCATTGTGGCGACCGCCCTTGATCAGGCAAGACCGTGCAAACTTTGCGTGGAGGCGCTTAACATTTTTGTATCCGTCCTGGGGGCGGAGGCGGGAAACCTGGCCCTCAAGGCACTGGCTACGGGCGGTGTCTACCTGACAGGCGGTATTCCCCCCCGGATATTGCCCTTCCTGGACAAGGGACGGTTCATGAAGGCCTTCCGGCACAAGGGGCGGATGTCCGACCTGGTCGCACGTATGCCGGTGTATGTGGTCCTCAACAGCGGGGTTGCATTGTTAGGGGCGGCGTGTTATGGTCTCTCATCTTATGAGGAAGGAGCGGTGCCATGA
- the cutA gene encoding divalent-cation tolerance protein CutA, which yields MELYIQVVTTTEKKEDAEKIAKTIVEKRLAGCVQIVGPILSVYWWKGSIETAQEWQCLMKTRKDLYGEVEKAVKAIHPYETPEIIAIPIVDGSREYLGWLRKELIRNEGEA from the coding sequence ATGGAACTTTACATTCAGGTCGTAACGACAACGGAAAAGAAGGAAGATGCAGAAAAAATTGCAAAAACCATCGTTGAGAAAAGGCTGGCCGGATGTGTCCAGATTGTAGGGCCCATCCTTAGCGTCTACTGGTGGAAGGGCAGTATAGAAACGGCCCAGGAGTGGCAGTGCCTGATGAAGACCAGAAAAGACCTTTACGGGGAAGTTGAAAAAGCCGTCAAAGCGATCCACCCCTACGAGACACCGGAGATTATCGCCATCCCCATTGTTGACGGGAGCAGGGAATATCTGGGATGGCTCCGTAAGGAACTGATCCGCAACGAAGGTGAGGCCTGA
- a CDS encoding phosphomannose isomerase type II C-terminal cupin domain encodes MRIAALFPIAWRTPPRHHRPWGFYQTLSEMPDHKIKRITVYPGQRLSYQRHFHRSEHWYVVKGRATVTENGQDIELTSGQTIVLPVGSWHRIRNPGEENLVFIEVQTGDYFGEDDIERSEDDYGRV; translated from the coding sequence ATGAGAATAGCTGCGCTTTTTCCGATTGCCTGGCGCACACCGCCAAGACACCACCGTCCCTGGGGGTTTTATCAAACCTTGTCCGAGATGCCCGACCACAAGATAAAGAGGATAACTGTTTATCCTGGCCAACGCCTGAGTTATCAGCGCCACTTTCATCGCTCCGAACACTGGTATGTGGTAAAGGGACGTGCGACAGTAACGGAAAACGGGCAGGATATCGAATTGACATCCGGCCAAACCATCGTCCTGCCGGTGGGATCGTGGCACAGGATCAGGAATCCTGGCGAAGAGAACCTGGTTTTTATCGAGGTCCAAACAGGGGATTACTTCGGCGAGGACGATATCGAGAGGTCGGAGGATGATTATGGCAGGGTCTAA
- a CDS encoding AAA family ATPase — protein MRILRLRLHNYRGIEEADVHFEPVGLTVVEGPNEVGKTSLSESVTILFKYLDSSRHREVEAVKPVSRDVGTEIELQAESGPYSFIYFKRFHKKPETTLRVTKPKPENYTGREAHERVEAILRETIDLDLWLALNIQQGEALCQANLANQTSLSAALDRAAGGQSTDPRGESIFELVREEYANYYTERGNEKKELQESRRAVENALHEGSSLRQQLSDLEQDIERVAILQNDLERFAKQEREMEREISEYQNSLDEIQKLETALETARLKLDLERKSENAARVEKESRQKLVDRVNKTLKELADLETAIKSSTPALQNAEDDLKKAEETADSAERQRKDAEKLLSLRRVDFDYFTNKLHLEQLTERKERIDRAREEAALAEDTLTGNHVNEKCLRKIKEAERALVIARAQQEAGSPSLLLRALTDLTIQINGKQEAIGEDQEKTIYVPDRVRLAIPGTIDLEITAGASAADLSQRLEEAQEALEKACTAAGVSGPDEARRAFEERQEALRLIENRKQIERDNLRDLTYEQLERKVAGLGKTIPAYPGERVLSPPLCPDLESAKREIRRAEESLAVASREWEAARGILNAAREVRDRLRESGRETIIQLDLKAADLKQVEEELRRARNRISDEELKANLNEAVREVYLQERNFHDAEEALNKKRPEKVKTLMETARGSLQTVRQKRKDAQNGLIEVQTRLKVLGEDGLHEKLHAAESRLEHLRREKEALDRRASAGRLLFETMKDERDRTRRAYVAPLKEKIGQLGRLLFDDSFAVEVSEDLLITSRTLDGTTVSFDSLSGGAKEQLSLIARLACAMIVGKEGKGAPLILDDVLGYTDPERLKLMGAVLAKAGQVSQIIILTCMPDRYRNVGKAAVVRMG, from the coding sequence ATGAGGATCCTCCGTTTACGGCTGCACAACTACCGAGGCATCGAAGAGGCCGATGTCCATTTTGAGCCTGTGGGTTTGACCGTTGTTGAGGGGCCTAATGAAGTTGGAAAAACGAGCCTTAGCGAATCTGTCACGATTCTTTTCAAATATCTCGATTCGAGCAGGCACCGGGAGGTGGAAGCGGTCAAACCCGTTTCCCGGGATGTTGGCACTGAAATTGAACTTCAGGCAGAAAGCGGCCCTTACAGTTTCATTTACTTCAAACGGTTCCATAAAAAGCCGGAGACGACGCTCAGGGTCACGAAGCCAAAACCAGAGAACTACACCGGTCGCGAAGCGCACGAACGCGTGGAGGCTATCTTACGGGAAACAATTGATCTTGATCTCTGGCTTGCCCTCAATATACAACAAGGGGAGGCGCTTTGCCAGGCGAACCTGGCAAACCAGACTTCACTTTCCGCCGCGCTCGATAGAGCTGCCGGCGGCCAGTCCACCGATCCGAGGGGAGAGAGTATCTTCGAGTTGGTCCGGGAGGAATATGCAAACTACTATACCGAACGGGGCAACGAAAAGAAGGAATTACAGGAATCACGGAGAGCCGTGGAAAATGCGTTGCATGAGGGATCATCGCTTAGACAGCAGTTAAGCGATTTAGAACAGGATATAGAGCGGGTTGCCATCCTTCAGAATGACCTCGAACGGTTTGCAAAACAGGAAAGGGAGATGGAGAGAGAAATTTCTGAGTACCAGAACTCCCTTGATGAAATCCAGAAACTGGAAACCGCCCTGGAGACCGCCCGACTGAAATTGGATTTGGAGAGGAAGTCGGAAAATGCGGCGCGGGTGGAAAAGGAATCGCGACAAAAACTCGTTGATAGAGTCAACAAGACACTGAAGGAACTCGCGGATCTTGAGACGGCGATCAAATCATCCACTCCTGCTCTCCAGAATGCGGAGGACGATTTGAAGAAGGCGGAAGAAACCGCAGATTCCGCCGAGAGGCAACGAAAAGACGCCGAGAAGCTCCTGAGCCTCCGGCGCGTGGATTTTGACTACTTCACCAACAAACTCCACCTGGAACAGTTAACGGAACGTAAAGAACGTATTGACCGGGCCCGCGAGGAAGCCGCGTTGGCGGAAGACACGCTGACCGGTAATCATGTAAACGAAAAATGCCTCAGAAAAATCAAAGAAGCTGAACGTGCTCTCGTTATCGCCCGTGCCCAACAGGAAGCCGGTTCCCCCTCGCTTTTGTTACGTGCTCTCACCGATCTTACCATACAAATCAATGGTAAACAGGAAGCCATCGGAGAGGACCAAGAAAAAACTATCTATGTGCCGGACCGGGTTCGATTAGCTATTCCCGGGACCATTGATCTGGAAATCACCGCTGGCGCCAGCGCCGCCGATTTGTCCCAAAGATTGGAAGAAGCGCAAGAAGCACTTGAAAAGGCCTGTACCGCCGCCGGGGTCAGCGGACCGGACGAGGCGAGGAGAGCCTTTGAAGAACGCCAGGAGGCCCTTAGACTTATCGAAAACAGAAAACAAATAGAACGGGACAATCTTCGTGACCTTACCTATGAGCAGCTTGAGAGAAAAGTCGCCGGTTTGGGAAAAACTATCCCTGCCTATCCGGGCGAACGTGTGTTATCCCCGCCGCTCTGTCCCGATCTGGAATCTGCAAAGAGGGAAATCCGTAGGGCAGAGGAATCTCTCGCCGTGGCCAGCCGGGAATGGGAAGCAGCTCGTGGTATCCTGAACGCTGCCCGCGAGGTTCGTGACAGGTTGCGGGAAAGCGGGCGTGAAACTATTATCCAGCTTGACCTCAAAGCGGCTGATCTCAAGCAGGTGGAGGAGGAACTCCGCCGGGCAAGGAACCGTATCTCAGATGAAGAGCTAAAAGCAAATCTAAATGAAGCTGTTAGGGAAGTTTATCTCCAGGAAAGAAACTTTCATGATGCCGAGGAAGCCCTTAATAAAAAAAGGCCTGAAAAAGTCAAGACATTGATGGAAACGGCGAGGGGGTCGTTGCAGACGGTCCGACAAAAGCGCAAAGATGCCCAAAACGGGCTTATTGAAGTACAAACGCGTCTCAAGGTGTTGGGCGAGGATGGGCTTCACGAGAAACTGCATGCCGCTGAGAGCCGCTTGGAGCACCTCAGACGAGAGAAGGAAGCGTTGGACCGGAGGGCGTCCGCCGGGAGACTCCTTTTTGAAACTATGAAGGACGAACGTGACAGGACACGTCGCGCATACGTGGCTCCCCTCAAAGAGAAGATCGGGCAGCTCGGTCGTCTTTTGTTCGACGATTCTTTTGCAGTGGAGGTCAGTGAAGACTTGCTGATCACCAGCAGGACTCTGGACGGGACAACGGTCTCATTCGATTCCTTGAGTGGCGGAGCTAAAGAGCAACTCTCGCTGATCGCGCGCCTCGCCTGTGCCATGATTGTCGGCAAGGAGGGAAAAGGGGCTCCTCTCATCCTTGATGATGTCCTTGGCTATACAGATCCGGAACGGCTTAAATTGATGGGAGCAGTTCTCGCCAAAGCAGGGCAAGTATCCCAGATAATCATTCTTACTTGTATGCCTGACCGGTACAGAAATGTGGGGAAGGCTGCTGTGGTCCGTATGGGATGA
- a CDS encoding DNA repair exonuclease, producing MTRFLHTGDWQLGMTRHFFSEGVQERFAQSRFDAIRKLGRIAEEESCRFMVVCGDVFESNLVDRKTVSRALEALKDVPFPVYLLPGNHDPLNAASVYRSSTFRERKPPHVHVIEDITPIKVSEGMEIVGVPWTSRRPLHDLVAAATAQLESSPDTVRICVAHGMVDSISPDPDDPAVISLQAAEEAIAQGKIHYLALGDRHSLTQVGDTGRIWYTGSPEQTDYNEVKSGFALVVDLDREKIAAREINIGEWRFIERKRLDMNTREDMENLRCWLEEIDDKERAVVKLRLVGTLSLLLYDQLQKLFMSISELLGALEIRTDKLVVIPEDADFADFGFSGFVHRTVEQLRSNAQDAGPAAINARDALTLLVRLAGKAP from the coding sequence TTGACCCGTTTTCTTCATACCGGTGATTGGCAGTTAGGGATGACCCGCCATTTTTTCTCAGAAGGGGTTCAGGAAAGATTTGCCCAATCCCGATTCGATGCCATACGTAAACTTGGACGTATTGCCGAAGAAGAGAGTTGCCGGTTTATGGTGGTTTGTGGAGATGTCTTTGAATCGAACCTGGTTGATCGGAAGACGGTTTCCCGCGCCCTCGAAGCTTTGAAGGATGTACCTTTCCCTGTTTACTTGCTTCCGGGGAACCATGATCCACTTAACGCAGCATCCGTATACCGTTCCTCAACCTTCCGGGAGCGAAAGCCGCCCCATGTCCATGTGATAGAGGATATAACTCCCATTAAGGTTAGCGAGGGCATGGAGATTGTGGGGGTTCCGTGGACCTCTCGGCGACCCCTGCATGATCTCGTGGCTGCGGCAACCGCACAGCTTGAATCATCTCCTGATACCGTACGTATCTGTGTCGCCCATGGGATGGTGGACAGCATTTCTCCCGATCCCGATGATCCGGCGGTTATTTCCCTGCAAGCGGCAGAGGAAGCGATAGCACAGGGCAAAATTCACTATCTGGCCCTCGGGGATCGCCACTCGCTCACCCAGGTGGGTGATACCGGTCGTATATGGTATACGGGTTCACCGGAACAAACCGATTACAATGAGGTCAAGTCCGGCTTTGCACTCGTAGTTGACCTCGACAGAGAGAAAATAGCTGCACGGGAGATAAATATAGGCGAATGGCGATTTATCGAGCGTAAGCGCCTTGATATGAACACCAGGGAGGACATGGAGAATCTTCGCTGCTGGCTTGAGGAAATTGATGATAAGGAGCGTGCCGTAGTCAAGTTACGCTTAGTTGGCACCCTCTCGCTTTTGCTTTATGACCAGCTTCAGAAACTATTTATGAGCATCAGCGAGCTTCTCGGTGCCCTGGAGATACGTACTGACAAATTGGTCGTGATCCCGGAAGATGCGGACTTTGCCGACTTTGGATTTTCGGGTTTTGTCCATCGTACGGTGGAACAGTTACGGTCAAATGCCCAGGATGCGGGACCGGCTGCCATCAATGCCCGCGACGCACTTACTCTCCTGGTCAGGCTTGCAGGGAAAGCGCCATGA
- a CDS encoding DUF2889 domain-containing protein, with amino-acid sequence MAFFERNKNIKVDPLGNGLLRIEVSMMDNVHHITTIFHISFPERVIKHAEGEFRRAPYVEVCGQTVQRMKNLIGINTNRGMGLTEAVIEAVGGKDGCPHLVDHTLEMAKTLIQFIDKSYNFPMGEYIEDAPLMRERVNEVYPLIKDTCWAYKDGNAHLFTKDVKCGLQADLVI; translated from the coding sequence TTGGCTTTTTTTGAAAGGAATAAAAATATAAAAGTTGATCCTCTCGGCAATGGATTACTGAGAATAGAAGTATCCATGATGGATAATGTCCATCATATCACCACCATCTTTCATATCTCCTTTCCGGAGAGAGTGATCAAGCATGCGGAGGGGGAATTCAGAAGGGCTCCCTATGTGGAAGTTTGCGGGCAGACCGTTCAGAGAATGAAAAATCTTATCGGTATCAATACCAACAGGGGAATGGGACTTACCGAAGCAGTGATCGAGGCGGTAGGCGGTAAAGACGGCTGTCCTCACCTGGTTGACCACACCCTCGAAATGGCCAAGACTCTAATTCAATTCATAGATAAATCGTATAATTTCCCCATGGGAGAATATATTGAAGATGCTCCCCTGATGAGGGAGAGAGTCAATGAGGTCTACCCCCTGATCAAAGATACGTGCTGGGCCTATAAGGATGGGAACGCTCACCTGTTTACAAAAGACGTTAAATGCGGCCTTCAGGCAGATTTAGTGATTTAG
- a CDS encoding enoyl-CoA hydratase-related protein yields the protein MGEEILREDNNYITTISINRPEKKNALNGAALVRMGDILADLQKNDDTRVIVIRGAGDDIFCSGVDLSGGGESFKETIKGMEYCLANLISCFRPIITMISGPALGAGLDIAVISDFRIASETAKFGVPLVKLGRTYYYTAIHRLTNLLGIAAAKELLLRGRPIDAKRAMEMGLVNRVAPSGQLLDATYSLAKELAEENAPLAVRATKIMLQKLTEQRGIDPRIEPELKTLADEANNSEDAREGVRAMLEKRKPKFTGR from the coding sequence ATGGGAGAGGAAATTTTAAGGGAAGATAACAATTATATTACCACTATCTCGATCAATCGTCCGGAAAAGAAAAACGCCTTAAATGGAGCGGCGCTTGTTAGGATGGGGGACATCCTTGCTGATCTGCAGAAGAACGATGATACTCGTGTAATCGTTATCCGGGGAGCGGGAGATGATATCTTTTGCTCCGGCGTAGACCTCTCCGGGGGGGGTGAATCTTTTAAAGAAACCATAAAAGGGATGGAGTACTGTCTTGCCAACCTGATCAGTTGTTTTCGTCCCATTATTACCATGATCTCCGGGCCCGCCCTCGGTGCAGGACTCGACATCGCAGTCATCTCCGATTTCAGGATTGCTTCGGAAACGGCCAAGTTCGGGGTCCCCCTCGTTAAGCTTGGCAGGACTTATTACTATACAGCGATCCATCGCCTTACCAACTTATTGGGTATCGCAGCGGCAAAAGAGTTGCTCTTACGAGGAAGGCCCATAGACGCAAAACGGGCAATGGAAATGGGTCTTGTTAACCGGGTAGCGCCTTCCGGGCAACTGCTGGACGCCACTTATTCCCTGGCAAAAGAACTGGCCGAGGAGAACGCCCCCCTGGCTGTGAGGGCAACGAAAATAATGCTCCAAAAGCTTACAGAACAACGGGGGATTGACCCCCGGATCGAACCTGAGCTGAAAACCTTAGCCGATGAGGCGAATAACAGTGAAGATGCCCGGGAGGGCGTCAGGGCTATGCTGGAAAAACGCAAACCAAAATTTACCGGCAGGTAA
- a CDS encoding methylmalonyl-CoA mutase family protein: protein MHHDKLEEIKKKREEWEEKVLKPAAKRFRMEKPTEFHTPSEIEGFDFLRDVGFPGQYPFTSASFPVNLVPAVRKGAKPGGLKRASQYSGYGTPEDTRDYYKAQAALGWSGGPNFALDLPTQCGYDSDNKTVAGEVGKVGVAIDTLRDFEVIFEAFTGDQDMDKIATNMTMNAAANILIAMYIALAEKRGIPMAKLKGTPQNDILKEFVSRGTYIFPPRPSMRMFRDSVVFFTKNLPGINITSIGGYHIREGGATREQEMAFSLAIGIAYLQEGVNAGIDIDDFAPKFTFNGSGGSLEIYKEVAFHRAYRRMWAKIVKERFGAKKEESMRIRVPMFAHIGCGSTTKQRVLNNLSRTMIGGIAGLLSGGPPAVFPPYDEPLGLGWSLEARQLADDGARILMYETGMCDVLDPFAGSYFMESLTNEIEKAGWEGLQKIEDMGGAVTAIETGYMQREIARSAAERQARIERGEILLVGVNCFTEEYELDVTVNRLVEHPYSEQKRYDAEEKQKVNLAEVKRTRNNREVKRLLLELEKAAKKEDENLMPLFIQLAKEYASLQEQCDVLRGVFGEWQQDTFI from the coding sequence ATGCATCATGATAAATTAGAGGAGATAAAAAAGAAGAGAGAGGAATGGGAAGAAAAGGTACTGAAGCCTGCCGCCAAAAGGTTCAGGATGGAAAAACCGACTGAATTTCATACACCTTCAGAGATCGAGGGTTTTGACTTCCTCCGGGACGTGGGTTTTCCCGGGCAATATCCATTTACGTCGGCATCTTTCCCGGTAAATCTCGTGCCGGCAGTCAGGAAAGGTGCAAAACCAGGCGGATTGAAGAGGGCCTCGCAATATTCCGGCTATGGCACCCCGGAGGATACGAGGGATTATTACAAAGCACAGGCGGCATTGGGCTGGTCGGGCGGGCCAAACTTTGCCCTGGATCTTCCTACCCAGTGCGGGTATGACTCAGACAATAAGACAGTCGCGGGAGAGGTTGGCAAGGTGGGGGTGGCCATTGATACCCTGAGGGATTTTGAGGTTATTTTCGAGGCATTTACCGGAGACCAGGATATGGACAAGATTGCCACAAATATGACCATGAATGCCGCGGCGAATATTCTGATTGCCATGTACATCGCCCTTGCGGAAAAGAGGGGGATACCCATGGCGAAATTGAAGGGTACCCCGCAGAATGACATCTTAAAGGAATTTGTCTCCCGCGGCACCTATATATTCCCTCCGAGACCATCCATGCGGATGTTTAGAGACAGCGTGGTTTTCTTTACGAAGAATCTCCCAGGAATAAATATAACGAGCATCGGTGGTTATCACATCCGTGAGGGAGGGGCAACCCGTGAACAGGAAATGGCCTTTTCTCTGGCCATAGGGATTGCCTATTTACAGGAAGGTGTTAATGCAGGAATTGATATAGACGACTTTGCCCCCAAGTTTACGTTTAACGGATCCGGGGGCAGTTTGGAAATTTATAAGGAAGTGGCATTTCACAGGGCATACAGGAGGATGTGGGCCAAAATTGTCAAGGAGAGGTTTGGGGCAAAGAAAGAGGAAAGCATGAGAATCCGTGTCCCCATGTTTGCCCATATCGGTTGCGGCAGCACAACAAAACAGCGTGTCCTCAATAATCTGAGCCGGACAATGATTGGGGGTATTGCCGGTCTTCTCTCCGGCGGTCCGCCGGCGGTCTTCCCCCCTTACGATGAGCCGTTGGGATTGGGGTGGTCTTTAGAGGCGAGACAACTGGCCGATGACGGGGCGAGGATTCTCATGTATGAGACCGGCATGTGCGATGTGCTGGATCCCTTTGCCGGTTCCTATTTTATGGAATCCCTGACCAATGAGATAGAAAAAGCAGGGTGGGAAGGTCTGCAGAAGATAGAAGATATGGGCGGCGCCGTGACTGCCATTGAGACAGGGTATATGCAGAGGGAAATCGCCAGGAGCGCTGCTGAACGTCAGGCCAGGATCGAGAGGGGAGAGATACTTCTCGTAGGGGTCAACTGTTTCACAGAGGAGTATGAACTTGATGTAACCGTCAATAGGCTCGTTGAGCATCCATATTCTGAACAGAAGAGGTATGATGCGGAGGAAAAACAGAAGGTCAATCTGGCCGAGGTAAAGCGGACAAGAAACAATCGGGAAGTTAAAAGACTTCTCTTAGAGCTGGAAAAGGCCGCCAAAAAGGAAGATGAGAACTTGATGCCCCTCTTCATTCAGCTTGCCAAGGAGTACGCCAGTCTTCAAGAACAGTGCGATGTTTTAAGGGGTGTCTTTGGCGAGTGGCAGCAGGATACATTTATTTAG
- a CDS encoding cobalamin B12-binding domain-containing protein, with translation MENERKIKVLIAKPGLDGHDRGAKVLAFGLRDQGMEVIYTGRRQSAVQIVKAAIQEDVDVVGLSCLSGAHLTFFPKVVELLKEEKAGDILVIGGGIIPEEHIPILKEKGVTEIFVSGAMVKDIADFIRKNVRKAV, from the coding sequence ATGGAAAACGAAAGGAAAATTAAGGTCCTGATAGCCAAGCCCGGGCTTGATGGACACGATCGGGGGGCAAAGGTGCTTGCCTTCGGCCTGAGGGATCAGGGTATGGAGGTTATCTATACAGGCAGAAGACAGTCGGCTGTCCAGATTGTAAAGGCGGCTATTCAGGAGGACGTTGATGTTGTCGGTCTTAGCTGTCTGTCCGGCGCTCACCTGACATTTTTCCCCAAGGTTGTAGAACTCTTGAAGGAAGAAAAAGCCGGCGATATTCTGGTCATCGGTGGCGGCATTATACCTGAAGAACATATCCCTATCCTGAAGGAGAAGGGGGTGACAGAAATCTTCGTTTCCGGTGCGATGGTGAAAGATATCGCAGATTTTATCAGAAAAAATGTACGCAAAGCAGTCTGA